GCTCTGGGAAATATCTATAATCCATAGCCTCCTCTTTACTTCTCATTATTCTTGTAGTTTGAGCTTCTTCGTCCCATAATCTAGTTTCTTGATCTATTTTTCCACCATTTTCAATTGTTTCTATTTGTCTGCCTATTTCATAATCTATTGCTCTGGCAACAGCTTTAAATGAGTTAAGGTTTTTAACCTCTACTCTAGTTCCAAATACTTTTGATCCTTTTTCCATAACAGAAATATTAGCATCACATCTTAAAGAACCAAGTTCCATAGATACATCACTGATACCAGTGTATTTAATGATACTTTTTAAAGTATTAAGATATTCATAAGCTTCTTCTGAAGTTCTCATATCAGGTTCAGAAATTATTTCTATCAATGGTATAGAAGCTCTGTTGAAGTTAATAAGAGATTCATGCTCAGCATGAATAGATTTTGCAGCATCTTCTTCTATTTGAATTTTAGTAATACCAACTTTTACCATTCTTCCAGAATTAAGTTTGAATTCTAATGAACCTTTTTCAGCATATGATTTATCAAATTGAGTTATTTGATAGTTTTTAGGTGTATCAGGATAAAAATAATTTTTTCTATCAAAGCCACTCTCATTATTTATTTTACAATTAAGTGCAAGTCCAGCTTTTACAGCATATTCCACAACTTTTTTATTAAGTTTAGGAAGAGCTCCAGGGTGTCCTAAACAGATAGGACAAGTATGTGTATTAGAGTCAGCATTATCATAGTCAGCACTACAACCACACCAAACTTTTGTTCCAGTTTTTAATTGAAGGTGAACCTCCAATCCTATTACTGATTCCCATTCTCTCAACATATTTATCTCTCCTTCTAAATAGAAGCTTCCTAGTCTAGTACAGGAAGTTTCCATTCTCCTCTAATTTTTTCAAATGCATCTCCAGCTTGTATAAGTTCTCCTTCACAGAAAGGTTTTCCAAGAAGCTGTATACCAACAGGCAGTCCATCAGCAAGTCCAGCTGGTATAGAAATACCAGGAATACCTGCTAAGTTTGCAGAAATTGTAAATATATCTTCAAGATATAATTCAATAGGAGTTTTTACATCATCTAATTTAAAAGCTGTACTTGGAGATACTGGAGTGAATATAATATCTACATTTTCAAAAGCTTTATCAAAGTCATCTTTAATTAGTTTTCTTACTTTTTGAGCTTTTTTGAAGTAAGCATCATAGAAACCAGCACTTAATACATAAGTTCCTATCATTATTCTTCTTTTAACTTCATCTCCAAAACCTTCTGTTCTTGAATTAATATATAAATCATCTATATTTTTAATATCTTTGCTTCTATATCCATATCTCACTCCATCAAATCTTGCAAGATTCGAACTTGCTTCAGCTGGAGCAAGTACATAGTAAGTAGGAACAGCATATTTAGTGTGAGGAAGAGATATTTCGATTATTTCAGCACCAAGTTCTCTGAATTTTTCTAGAGCTTCATTTACTATTTTTCTCACATCTTCTTTTATTCCATCAATAAAATATTCTTTAGGAACACCTATTTTCATTCCTTTGATATCTTTTCCTAAAAATTTTGTATAATCAGGAACTTCTTTTTTAGATACAGTAGCATCATAATCATCTTCACCAGCAATGACATTCATACAAAGGGCTATATCAGCTACATTTTTAGCTATAGGTCCTATTTGATCCAGTGATGAAGCAAATGCCATAAGTCCATATCTTGAAACTCTTCCATAAGTAGGTTTCATTCCAACTACTCCACAAAAAGAAGCAGGTTGTCTGATACTTCCACCAGTATCTGATCCAAGAGAAATGAAAGCTTCTTGAGCAGCTATTGAAGCTGCAGCTCCTCCACTGCTTCCACCAGGGACTCTTTCAGTATCCCAAGGATTTTTTGTTTTTTTATAACAAGAAGTTTTTGTAGTACTTCCCATAGCAAATTCATCCATATTAGTTATACCAATAATGATTGCATCTGCTTCTTTTAATTTTTTTACAGCAGTAGCATCATATATTCCAGTATATCCTTCAAGTATTTTAGAACAAGAAGTGCTTATATCTCCTTCAGAAACCATATTATCTTTTATAGAAACAGGTATTCCAGCTAAAGCACCAAGTTTTTCACCATTTTTTACTTTTTCATCAATTTTTCTGGCTTCCTCTAAAGCTTTTTCTTTTCTAAGATGAACAAAGCTTCCTATATTTCCATCAATTTTTTCTATTCTTTCAAAGATTTCTCTTACAACATCTTCAGATTTTATCTCACCTTTTGAGATTTTTTCTTTTATCTCAACAGCAGATAACTTATAAAAATTTTCCATTTAGAAAATCCTCCTTATATATTTTATTATTCACCAACAACTTTTGGAACTATTACAGCTCCATCTCCAGAATCTGGAGCATTAGAAAGAGCTTTTTCCACTGATAATGATTCTCTTACTTCATCTTCTCTTAAATTATTTACTGTGTTGTTGACCTGTATAAGAGGTTTTACCTCATCTGTATTTATTTCATCTAGCACATCAATATATCCTAGTATGTCATTCAGCTCTACCTGAAATTTTTCTATCTCTTCAGGGGTGAATTTAAGTCTAGCAAGTTTAGCTACATTTAAAACTTCTTCTCTAGTCAAAGCCATATTTTCCTCCTCAAAATTTAAATTTTATAATGAATATAAATAATTTATTTCGTCGTTTGTAAGTTCTCTGTATTCTCCTAATTTTAAATTACCAAGAGAAAGATTACCTATTTTTTCTCTTCTTAGGGTTATTACAGGATGATTTATTTTGTCCATCATTCTTCTTACCTGCCGATTCCTTCCCTCTCTTATAGCAACTAAAAGTTCAGTTTTTCCTTTTT
Above is a window of Fusobacterium varium DNA encoding:
- the gatA gene encoding Glutamyl-tRNA(Gln) amidotransferase subunit A; this translates as MENFYKLSAVEIKEKISKGEIKSEDVVREIFERIEKIDGNIGSFVHLRKEKALEEARKIDEKVKNGEKLGALAGIPVSIKDNMVSEGDISTSCSKILEGYTGIYDATAVKKLKEADAIIIGITNMDEFAMGSTTKTSCYKKTKNPWDTERVPGGSSGGAAASIAAQEAFISLGSDTGGSIRQPASFCGVVGMKPTYGRVSRYGLMAFASSLDQIGPIAKNVADIALCMNVIAGEDDYDATVSKKEVPDYTKFLGKDIKGMKIGVPKEYFIDGIKEDVRKIVNEALEKFRELGAEIIEISLPHTKYAVPTYYVLAPAEASSNLARFDGVRYGYRSKDIKNIDDLYINSRTEGFGDEVKRRIMIGTYVLSAGFYDAYFKKAQKVRKLIKDDFDKAFENVDIIFTPVSPSTAFKLDDVKTPIELYLEDIFTISANLAGIPGISIPAGLADGLPVGIQLLGKPFCEGELIQAGDAFEKIRGEWKLPVLD
- the gatB gene encoding Aspartyl/glutamyl-tRNA(Asn/Gln) amidotransferase subunit B; this translates as MLREWESVIGLEVHLQLKTGTKVWCGCSADYDNADSNTHTCPICLGHPGALPKLNKKVVEYAVKAGLALNCKINNESGFDRKNYFYPDTPKNYQITQFDKSYAEKGSLEFKLNSGRMVKVGITKIQIEEDAAKSIHAEHESLINFNRASIPLIEIISEPDMRTSEEAYEYLNTLKSIIKYTGISDVSMELGSLRCDANISVMEKGSKVFGTRVEVKNLNSFKAVARAIDYEIGRQIETIENGGKIDQETRLWDEEAQTTRIMRSKEEAMDYRYFPEPDLLKLVITDEEIENIKKIMPESKADKLTRFISDYAIPEYDANILCEDIELADYFEAVVKTSNNPKLSSNWIMTEVMRNLKEKNITIDMFTISPEHLGEIIVLIEKNVISTKIAKELFEIKLTDDRAPEVIVKEKGMVQVADTGAIEAMIDEVINANPKMVEDYKNSDEGRKPRVIKGLIGQVMKLSKGKANPNMVTELMTKKLS
- the gatC_1 gene encoding Glutamyl-tRNA(Gln) amidotransferase subunit C, with amino-acid sequence MALTREEVLNVAKLARLKFTPEEIEKFQVELNDILGYIDVLDEINTDEVKPLIQVNNTVNNLREDEVRESLSVEKALSNAPDSGDGAVIVPKVVGE